One window of the Benincasa hispida cultivar B227 chromosome 3, ASM972705v1, whole genome shotgun sequence genome contains the following:
- the LOC120074249 gene encoding putative receptor-like protein kinase At4g00960: MAFFLPLVLFFFARVCAIQPVFVKHYCLYDRGNFASNSTYKANLNHVLSSIANAKDTGSGFYTSSYGENSDKASAIGLCRGDVKSDVCRSCLNDSIYLLTQLCPRQKEAIGWFNNCMLRYSSRSIFGAVETGPHFLSWAAINITEEALFSQKLKTLLDSLKNNTSSGGSIKKYATGNIGARGLWTIYGLLQCTPDLSQLQCDECLKSALQAFPPCCSEGTTVFLPSCNARYELYLFYDPSAESQPPLSVVFSPSTSTKSTEGKKFRIRTVIVIVLPFVALSLLLTIGFYIFLRSRKLRERLETTDDDINSMDFLQYDFKTIKDATDDFSTVHKLGQGGFGIVYKGKLLNGQEVAVKRLTQGSQQGDLEFKNEVLLVAKLQHRNLVRLLGFCFEKSERLLIYEFLPNSSLDRFIFDPMQRQYLDWPRHYKIIVGISRGLMYLHEDSRFKVIHHDLKASNILLDAELNPKINDFGMARLCSFDQSNGDTSKIKGTYGYMAPEYALYGHFSIKLDVFSFGVFLLEIVSGQKNGSFQNGENIEHLLSYTWENWTKGTITNIIDPILTGTCIDEIIRCIHLGLLCVQEDAASRPTMALVLLMLNSYSSLPVPSRPGFLLQSKSSNIAQQFNCTEGSQSSLASSICIEEESSNQFNSIS; encoded by the exons ATGGCATTCTTTCTTCCTCttgtattgtttttctttgccAGAGTTTGCGCCATCCAACCAGTCTTCGTCAAACATTACTGCTTGTACGATAGAGGGAACTTTGCCAGCAACAGCACGTATAAGGCCAACCTCAATCATGTCCTCTCCTCCATTGCCAATGCCAAAGATACTGGCAGTGGCTTTTACACTTCTTCCTATGGGGAAAACTCAGACAAAGCCAGTGCTATTGGCCTCTGCCGAGGCGATGTGAAGTCTGATGTATGTCGAAGCTGCCTCAATGACTCTATATATCTTCTCACACAGCTATGTCCTCGGCAGAAAGAAGCAATTGGGTGGTTTAATAACTGCATGCTGCGCTATTCAAGCCGTTCCATATTTGGTGCAGTGGAAACTGGACCCCATTTCCTCTCGTGGGCGGCAATCAATATAACAGAGGAAGCTCTGTTCAGCCAGAAGTTAAAAACGTTGCTAGATAGCTTGAAGAACAATACCTCTTCAGGTGGTTCTATAAAGAAGTATGCAACTGGAAACATAGGTGCACGCGGGTTATGGACTATATATGGGCTTTTGCAGTGCACACCTGACCTGTCGCAGCTACAATGTGATGAGTGCTTAAAGTCAGCGTTACAAGCATTCCCACCATGTTGTAGTGAAGGAACGACAGTTTTTTTACCTAGCTGTAACGCCAGATATGAACTGTACCTCTTCTATGACCCTTCTGCCGAGTCACAACCACCACTGTCGGTAGTATTTTCTCCTTCAACTAGTACCAAGTCTACAGAGG GAAAGAAGTTCAGAATACGAACTGTCATTGTGATAGTTCttccatttgtagcactttcgCTGTTATTGACCATTGGCTTCTATATCTTTTTGAGATCCAGAAAGTTGAGGGAAAGACTTGAAA CTACTGATGATGATATTAACTCTATGGACTTCTTGCAATACGACTTTAAGACGATCAAAGATGCAACAGATGACTTCTCAACTGTCCATAAACTTGGACAAGGTGGATTTGGCATCGTTTATAAG GGTAAACTTCTCAATGGACAAGAAGTGGCTGTAAAAAGGCTAACTCAAGGTTCTCAACAGGGAGACCTCGAATTTAAGAATGAAGTTTTATTGGTTGCTAAGCTGCAGCACCGGAATCTGGTTCGACTTCTTGGCTTTTGTTTTGAGAAAAGTGAAAGACTCCTAATCTACGAGTTTCTACCTAATTCAAGCTTAGATCGTTTTATATTTG ATCCAATGCAGCGCCAATATTTGGACTGGCCAAGACATTACAAAATCATAGTAGGCATCAGTCGTGGTCTCATGTATCTTCATGAAGATTCTCGATTCAAAGTCATCCATCATGATCTTAAAGCTAGTAATATATTACTAGATGCAGAACTAAATCCAAAAATTAATGATTTTGGAATGGCAAGATTGTGTTCGTTCGATCAATCCAATGGTGATACAAGTAAAATTAAAGGAACATA TGGATACATGGCCCCAGAGTATGCATTGTATGGGCATTTCTCAATAAAATTAGACGTTTTTAGTTTTGGTGTGTTTCTTCTAGAGATCGTGAGTGGCCAAAAGAACGGTAGCTTTCAAAATGGCGAAAATATAGAGCATCTTTTGAGCTAT ACATGGGAAAACTGGACGAAAGGAACAATTACAAATATCATAGACCCAATATTGACTGGaacttgcattgatgaaatcATAAGATGCATTCATCTAGGGTTATTATGTGTTCAAGAAGATGCAGCTAGCAGACCAACCATGGCTTTAGTTCTTCTCATGCTGAATAGTTACTCCTCTCTTCCTGTACCATCACGGCCTGGATTTTTGCTGCAAAGTAAATCATCAAACATTGCACAGCAATTTAATTGCACAGAAGGGTCCCAATCTAGCCTAGCTTCGAGCATTTGTATTGAAGAAGAATCATCAAACCAGTTTAACTCAATTTCTTGA
- the LOC120074124 gene encoding cysteine-rich receptor-like protein kinase 29, with protein sequence MAFFLPLALFSFARICATQPVLVKHVCMYEVGNFTSNSTYKTNLDHVLSSIATAKDTGNGLYNFSYGQSLESANAIGLCRGDTNPDSCRSCLNNSIYLLTQLCPKQKEAIAWYDICMLRFSSRPIFGAMEVEPQYVSWITNDFKTQRDMFKQNLRTLLDRLKDNASSGGSVRKYAAGDIFGEAFGRIYALLQCTPDLSKLQCDACSDSAFKTIPPCCKVAWRYFSPSCNVRYQVSHFLEPSAELPPPLPLILVPSSITTSSEGMKKNAMQTTIVIVLPFVALFVLAIGIYTFLRSKKLREKLETSDDDISPTNLLQYDFKTIRDATDNFSVSNKLGQGGFGIVYKGKLFNGQEIAVKRLTQGSQQGDLEFKNEVLLVAKLQHRNVVRLLGFCFERNERLLIYEFLSNSSLDRFIFDPIQREYLDWSRRYKIVVGISRGLMYLHEDSRFKVIHHDLKASNILLDAELNPKVTDFGMARLCSISQTHGDTSKIKGTYGYMAPEYALYGRFSVKSDVFSFGVLLLEIISGQKNSCFQEGENTEHLLSYTWRNWMEGNVTAIIDPTLARTCIDEIIRCIHLGLLCVQENVASRPTMASVVLMLKNNSFTLPVPLRPGFWLQSDTKNLPQHLDDYTEGSQHSLSESPCGEAESTSRSCIGMEVL encoded by the exons ATGGCGTTCTTTCTTCCTCTTGCTTTGTTTTCCTTTGCAAGAATTTGTGCCACCCAGCCAGTCTTGGTCAAGCATGTCTGCATGTATGAAGTAGGGAACTTCACTAGCAACAGCACTTATAAGACCAATCTCGATCATGTACTCTCCTCCATTGCCACTGCCAAAGATACTGGCAATGGCTTGTACAATTTTTCCTATGGTCAAAGCTTGGAATCAGCCAATGCTATTGGGCTCTGCCGAGGAGATACGAATCCTGATAGTTGTCGAAGCTGCCTTAATAACTCTATATATCTTCTCACACAGCTATGTCCTAAGCAGAAAGAGGCAATTGCGTGGTATGATATCTGTATGCTACGCTTTTCAAGTCGTCCTATTTTTGGTGCAATGGAAGTTGAACCCCAATACGTATCATGGATAACAAACGACTTCAAAACACAGAGAGATATGTTCAAGCAGAACCTGAGAACATTGCTGGATAGGTTGAAAGATAATGCTTCTTCAGGTGGTTCTGTACGGAAGTATGCAGCTGGAGATATATTTGGAGAAGCCTTTGGTAGGATATATGCACTTCTGCAGTGCACACCTGATTTGTCTAAACTACAATGTGATGCGTGCTCAGATTCAGCGTTCAAAACAATTCCACCATGTTGTAAGGTAGCTTGGAGATATTTTTCACCAAGTTGTAACGTTAGATATCAGGTGTCTCACTTCCTTGAGCCTTCTGCTGAATTGCCACCACCGTTGCCGCTAATTTTAGTTCCTTCAAGCATTACCACGTCTTCAGAAG GAATGAAGAAGAACGCCATGCAAACTACCATTGTAATAGTTCTCCCATTTGTGGCTCTTTTCGTTTTAGCCATCGGCATCTACACCTTTTTGAGATCCAAAAAGTTGAGGGAAAAACTTGAGA CTAGTGATGATGACATTAGCCCCACGAATTTATTGCAATATGATTTCAAGACGATTAGAGATGCAACAGATAACTTTTCTGTTTCAAATAAACTTGGACAAGGTGGATTTGGTATTGTTTATAAG GGTAAGCTTTTCAATGGACAAGAAATAGCTGTGAAAAGGCTAACTCAAGGTTCGCAACAGGGAGACCTCGAATTTAAGAATGAAGTTTTACTGGTTGCCAAGCTGCAACACCGGAATGTGGTTCGACTACTTGGCTTTTGCTTTGAGAGAAACGAAAGGCTTCTCATCTATGAGTTTCTATCTAATTCAAGCTTAGATCGTTTCATCTTTG ATCCAATTCAACGTGAATATTTGGACTGGTCGAGACGATACAAAATTGTAGTTGGCATCAGTCGCGGCCTCATGTATTTACATGAAGATTCTCGATTCAAAGTGATCCATCATGATCTTAAGGCTAGTAATATTTTATTGGATGCAGAGCTAAATCCAAAAGTCACTGATTTTGGAATGGCAAGATTGTGTTCAATCAGTCAAACTCATGGTGATACAAGTAAAATTAAGGGAACATA tGGATATATGGCTCCAGAGTATGCATTGTATGGACGTTTTTCAGTGAAATCGGATGTGTTTAGTTTTGGTGTGCTTCTTCTAGAGATCATAAGTGGCCAAAAGAACAGTTGCTTTCAAGAGGGAGAAAATACAGAGCATCTTCTGAGCTAT ACGTGGAGAAACTGGATGGAAGGGAATGTGACAGCCATCATAGACCCAACACTGGCTAGaacttgcattgatgaaatcATCAGATGCATCCATCTTGGATTATTATGTGTTCAAGAAAATGTAGCAAGTAGACCCACCATGGCTTCAGTTGTTCTCATGCTCAAGAACAACTCCTTCACTCTTCCTGTACCTTTGCGGCCCGGATTTTGGTTGCAAAGCGATACCAAAAACTTGCCACAGCATCTTGATGATTACACAGAAGGATCTCAGCATAGTCTATCTGAGAGCCCTTGTGGTGAAGCAGAATCAACAAGCAGGTCTTGTATTGGGATGGAGGTCTTGTAA